The proteins below come from a single Salvelinus fontinalis isolate EN_2023a chromosome 1, ASM2944872v1, whole genome shotgun sequence genomic window:
- the LOC129851035 gene encoding elongation factor 1-alpha, somatic form-like has product MGKEKLHINIVVIGHVDSGKSTTTGHLIYKCGGIDKRTIEKFEKEAAEMGKGSFKYAWVLDKLKAERERGITIDISLWKFETSRYYVTIIDAPGHRDFIKNMITGTSQADCAVLIVAAGVGEFEAGISKNGQTREHALLAYTLGVKQLIVGINKMDSTEPNYSQKRYEEIVKEVSTYIKKIGYSPDMVAFVPISGWNGDNMLEASPNMTWFKGWKITRKDGSSSGTTLLEALDAIQPPSRPTDKPLRLPLQDVYKIGGIGTVPVGRVETGMIKPGMVVTFAPVNVTTEVKSVEMHHEALTEAMPGDNVGFNVKNVSVKDIRRGNVAGDSKNDPPMEAAVFTAQVIILNHPGQISAGYAPVLDCHTAHIACKFAELKEKIDRRSGKKLEDNPKALKSGDAAIVDMVPGKPMCVESFSEYPPLGRFAVRDMRQTVAVGVIKGVEKKAPSTGKVTKSAQKAQKTK; this is encoded by the exons ATGGGCAAGGAAAAGCTTCACATCAACATTGTGGTGATCGGCCACGTGGACTCTGGAAAGTCCACCACCACTGGCCACCTGATCTACAAGTGCGGTGGCATTGACAAGAGGACCATCGAGAAGTTTGAGAAGGAGGCTGCTGAG ATGGGGAAGGGCTCCTTTAAGTATGCCTGGGTGCTGGACAAGCTGAAGGCAGAGAGGGAGCGTGGCATTACCATTGACATCTCACTGTGGAAGTTTGAGACCAGCAGGTACTACGTCACCATTATCGATGCTCCCGGACACAGGGACTTCATCAAGAACATGATTACTGGAACCTCCCAG GCGGACTGTGCAGTGCTGATCGTGGCGGCCGGCGTGGGTGAATTCGAGGCGGGCATCTCAAAGAACGGGCAGACCCGCGAGCACGCCCTCCTAGCCTACACCCTGGGGGTCAAGCAGCTGATCGTGGGAATCAATAAAATGGACTCCACTGAGCCCAACTACAGCCAGAAGCGCTATGAGGAGATTGTGAAGGAAGTCAGCACCTACATCAAGAAGATCGGCTACAGCCCGGATATGGTAGCCTTTGTTCCTATCTCTGGCTGGAacggagacaacatgctagaggCCAGTCCTAAC ATGACCTGGTTTAAGGGATGGAAGATCACCAGGAAGGATGGCAGTTCGTCCGGGACCACCCTGCTGGAAGCTCTGGATGCCATCCAGCCCCCGTCCCGCCCCACCGACAAGCCCCTCCGCCTGCCCCTACAGGATGTCTACAAGATTGGAG GAATTGGCACAGTGCCCGTGGGGCGTGTGGAGACGGGTATGATCAAGCCAGGCATGGTGGTGACCTTTGCCCCTGTTAACGTGACAACCGAAGTGAAGTCTGTGGAGATGCACCACGAGGCTCTGACCGAAGCAATGCCCGGAGACAACGTGGGCTTCAACGTCAAGAACGTGTCCGTCAAAGACATTCGCCGTGGCAACGTGGCCGGAGACAGCAAGAACGACCCCCCAATGGAGGCAGCCGTCTTCACTGCTCAG GTGATCATCCTGAACCACCCAGGTCAGATCAGTGCTGGCTATGCCCCGGTGCTGGACTGCCACACCGCCCACATCGCTTGCAAGTTTGCTGAGCTCAAGGAGAAGATTGACCGTCGCTCAGGCAAGAAACTGGAGGACAACCCCAAGGCCCTGAAGTCTGGAGATGCCGCCATCGTGGATATGGTCCCGGGGAAGCCCATGTGTGTGGAGAGCTTCTCTGAGTACCCTCCACTGG gtcgtTTTGCAGTGCGTGACATGCGCCAGACAGTGGCAGTCGGGGTGATCAAGGGTGTGGAGAAGAAAGCTCCCTCCACTGGCAAGGTCACCAAGTCCGCCCAGAAGGCCCAGAAGACCAAATGA